Proteins from a genomic interval of Tenacibaculum sp. SZ-18:
- the mutL gene encoding DNA mismatch repair endonuclease MutL — protein MSDIIQLLPDHVANQIAAGEVVQRPASVVKELLENAIDAGSTNITLLLKDAGKTLVQVIDNGKGMSTTDARLCFERHATSKIKNAEDLFNLNTKGFRGEALASIAAIAHVELKTKQIEEELGTCIKIEGSKVISQEVTSTPQGTSLAVKNLFYNIPARRNFLKSDTVETRHIIDEFQRIALAHPNITFILHHNNNEVYNLKSSNLRKRIVSIFGTKTNEKLVPVNEETDIISIQGFVAKPEFAKKKRGEQFFFVNDRFIKSSYLNHAVNSAFEGLLDQGVHPTYFIYFHVPPNTIDINIHPTKTEVKFDNEKALYAIIRATVKHSLGQYNVAPLLDFNRDATLDTPYEFKDKQRVSTPKIIVDPTFNPFNNNPIESKPVSRETTSFSPSKTTYQSNFKKDTGNWESLYANLDIETQHSSNSQELFQSEKETETTKTFQIQKKYILSLIKSGVVLIHQTLAHQRVLYEEYLEHITVKEANSQQLLFPINISFSQTDIEMIKEMKADLESAGFVFNEFSDDTVVIGGIPTSISESQITLILEQLLDDVKLEVPDASFSHFDVMAKSFAKSLAIKTGTILSGKEQETLVNNLFSCKEPSVSPLGKPTFKTLTLQEIDTIFSK, from the coding sequence ATGTCAGATATTATTCAATTACTTCCTGACCACGTTGCCAATCAAATAGCAGCTGGTGAAGTTGTGCAACGCCCAGCATCTGTAGTAAAAGAACTTTTAGAAAATGCTATTGATGCGGGTTCTACAAATATCACTTTATTATTAAAAGACGCAGGAAAAACGTTAGTTCAAGTAATTGACAATGGAAAAGGGATGAGTACAACGGATGCTCGTTTATGTTTCGAGCGCCATGCTACATCAAAAATTAAAAATGCTGAAGATTTATTTAATTTAAATACAAAAGGTTTTAGAGGTGAAGCTTTAGCGTCAATAGCGGCAATTGCTCATGTAGAACTGAAAACAAAACAAATAGAAGAAGAATTAGGAACTTGCATAAAAATTGAAGGAAGTAAAGTAATTTCACAAGAGGTTACCTCAACTCCACAAGGAACAAGTTTGGCCGTAAAAAACTTATTTTATAATATTCCTGCTCGTCGAAATTTCTTAAAATCAGATACTGTAGAAACTCGTCACATTATTGATGAGTTTCAACGTATTGCATTAGCTCACCCAAATATTACTTTTATTCTTCATCATAATAACAATGAAGTTTACAATTTAAAAAGTAGTAATTTAAGAAAACGTATCGTTTCTATTTTTGGAACTAAAACAAATGAAAAATTAGTTCCTGTTAATGAGGAAACTGATATTATATCAATTCAAGGATTCGTAGCAAAACCTGAATTCGCTAAAAAGAAAAGAGGTGAACAGTTTTTCTTTGTGAACGATCGATTTATAAAAAGTTCTTATTTAAATCATGCCGTAAACAGTGCTTTCGAAGGTTTACTAGATCAAGGAGTTCATCCAACATATTTTATTTATTTCCACGTTCCACCGAATACTATTGATATAAATATTCACCCAACAAAAACTGAGGTTAAGTTCGATAATGAAAAAGCTTTATATGCAATTATTCGAGCTACCGTAAAGCACAGTTTAGGACAATACAATGTTGCTCCCTTACTAGACTTTAATAGAGATGCAACTTTAGATACGCCTTATGAGTTTAAAGATAAACAAAGGGTTTCTACACCGAAGATTATTGTTGATCCGACTTTCAATCCTTTCAATAACAATCCAATAGAAAGTAAACCGGTAAGTAGAGAAACAACTTCTTTTAGTCCAAGTAAAACAACATATCAAAGTAACTTTAAAAAGGATACGGGAAATTGGGAATCTTTATATGCAAATCTTGACATAGAAACCCAACATTCATCTAATTCACAAGAACTTTTCCAATCAGAAAAAGAAACTGAAACCACTAAAACATTTCAGATTCAAAAAAAATATATTTTAAGCTTGATTAAATCTGGAGTTGTTTTAATTCACCAAACTTTAGCACACCAACGTGTGTTATATGAAGAATATTTAGAACATATTACCGTTAAAGAGGCGAACAGTCAACAATTATTATTCCCGATAAACATTTCATTCTCTCAAACAGATATTGAAATGATTAAAGAAATGAAAGCTGACTTAGAAAGCGCTGGTTTTGTTTTTAATGAGTTTTCTGATGACACAGTTGTAATTGGAGGAATTCCAACCTCGATTTCTGAAAGCCAAATTACATTAATCTTGGAACAATTACTAGATGACGTTAAATTAGAAGTTCCAGACGCTAGTTTTAGCCATTTTGATGTTATGGCAAAATCGTTTGCGAAATCGTTAGCCATTAAAACTGGGACCATTTTATCAGGAAAAGAACAAGAAACTTTAGTAAATAACTTATTTTCATGTAAAGAGCCAAGTGTTTCTCCTTTAGGAAAACCAACTTTTAAAACCTTAACTTTACAGGAAATTGATACTATTTTTAGCAAGTAA
- a CDS encoding geranylgeranyl reductase family protein, which translates to MEHFDVAVIGSGPSGASTAFHLAKKGISTVLIEKEKLPRYKTCGGGFVYRGRRNLPFDISSVVEREFHTVDIFLGNTLHFKTEREDPTITMIMRDSFDNLIVEEAKRQGIKLLEENKLTDITFDGDNAILTTDKTKLVAKFVVAADGALSPTAKMAGWTEETRKLIPALEYEIEVPEEDFNRLKDQVRFDIDAIPYGYAWNFPKKNHLSVGVASTKKTRINLKKYYQEYLETIGIKTILKESQHGFQIPIAPRTDGFIKNNVFLIGDAAGFADPITAEGISNAIYSGVLVAEAISESDLNLQKATELYNDKLNKKLIPEIKTGLWLAKWFYEQKTIRNVMLKKYGQRFSDAMADIFHGDRSYPTDIKQAITKKIKELVF; encoded by the coding sequence ATGGAACATTTTGATGTAGCTGTAATTGGTAGCGGACCATCGGGAGCCTCAACTGCTTTTCATTTAGCAAAAAAAGGAATTTCAACAGTACTTATTGAAAAAGAAAAACTACCAAGATATAAAACTTGTGGTGGCGGTTTTGTTTACAGAGGAAGAAGAAATTTACCTTTTGATATAAGTTCCGTAGTTGAACGTGAATTCCATACAGTTGATATTTTTCTTGGAAATACGTTACACTTCAAAACAGAGAGAGAAGATCCGACAATCACTATGATTATGCGTGATTCTTTTGACAACTTAATTGTTGAAGAAGCCAAAAGACAAGGAATCAAGTTATTAGAAGAAAACAAACTTACAGACATAACTTTTGACGGTGATAATGCAATCTTAACTACTGATAAAACTAAGTTGGTTGCTAAGTTCGTAGTAGCTGCAGACGGTGCTTTAAGTCCTACAGCAAAAATGGCTGGTTGGACAGAAGAGACAAGAAAGTTGATTCCTGCCTTAGAATATGAAATTGAAGTTCCTGAAGAAGATTTTAATAGATTAAAAGACCAGGTGCGCTTTGATATTGATGCAATTCCTTACGGTTATGCATGGAATTTTCCAAAAAAAAATCATTTATCAGTTGGAGTTGCTTCAACCAAAAAGACTCGTATTAATTTAAAGAAATATTATCAAGAATATCTTGAGACTATTGGAATTAAAACTATTTTGAAAGAATCTCAACATGGCTTTCAAATACCAATTGCTCCAAGAACTGACGGTTTTATCAAAAACAATGTATTCTTAATTGGAGATGCAGCTGGATTCGCTGATCCGATAACAGCCGAAGGAATTTCTAACGCAATTTACAGCGGAGTTCTGGTAGCTGAAGCAATTAGTGAAAGTGATTTAAATCTGCAAAAAGCAACTGAATTATATAACGACAAACTTAACAAAAAGTTGATTCCTGAAATTAAAACAGGTTTATGGTTAGCGAAATGGTTTTACGAACAAAAAACAATTAGGAATGTTATGTTGAAAAAATACGGTCAGCGTTTCAGTGATGCTATGGCTGATATTTTTCACGGAGATCGATCATACCCTACAGATATTAAACAAGCAATAACAAAGAAAATAAAGGAATTAGTTTTCTAA
- a CDS encoding M36 family metallopeptidase: protein MKKPFLLMAAFLLSQSILCQISTPKDMGVINNHFNGLKKRSTDASIDFSEWKVTSTASSLKKGLTHYYITQYHNNIPIINGTYNMSVFNGKVNFKLDQFVPAIKTKLNSAKTSGITPEAAIQSVIAKHRLKASANLIRSSKKSNSGDDMIQFMNSGITEDNEPITAQKVYIFQDNKLKLCWNINLYEQGGQNWWHSYIDISSGEIIAEDNWVISCNFGEVEHTHVKGESNNHKEVTNYVEKNTRIPFGPKSIMVAPDSYNVYAMPLSDPDDGGRTIVNDPANLTASPFGWHDTNGASGAEYNITRGNNVWAQEDANGNNGTGASPSGGAGLDFDFPVNLNQSPANYRNASTTNLFYWNNIMHDVWYQYGFDEASGNFQENNYGKGGSGSDSVNADSQDGSGLNNANFATPGDGGNPRMQMFLWNQTNPGRDGSFDNVIIAHEYGHGISTRLVGGRNSNTLGGSEQMGEGWSDWFGLMLTMKAGDQGTDSRGVGNYVLGQNDAGPGIRPTPYSTNRSINNTDYADINGLAVPHGVGYAFATILWDMTWLLVDQEGFDPDFYNGTGGNNIAMALVIEGLKNTANNPGFVSGRDGILQADQDLYGGQYRCLIWKAFAERGVGDGANENSNGGTNTNSDQTVSFVNPCDGGGPDPTPDVCSGDITTFPFSESFETNFGEWSNASSGDDVDFSRNSGGTPSSNTGPTAASDGSTYIYVEASGNGTGFPNKRGVLNSPCLNFSSLSSPTLSFQYHMFGSAINSLTVEARTDNTGDWTSVFTRSGDQGNQWNGANIDLAAYASQASVQLRFVVVTGTGNSGWQSDIALDEIAIQNGSTDPGPGDGCSGEVTSFPFSESFEISFGDWSNATTGDDIDFTRDTGGTPSNNTGPSSGADGSTYIYVEASGEGTGFPNKTAILNSPCLNFSSLTAPSLQFQYHMFGSAINSLTAEARTNNTGAWTSIFSQNGDKGNQWNAANVDLTAYAGESSVQIRFTVVTGSGASGWQSDIALDAISVEEATGNPDPGCDTLDFNSFTITPFSNQDSAGNFSIGNGGASLTLTNNTWKYIPFDYVVTPNTVIEFEFSSTSQGEIHGVGFEDDNTLTSTRYFKVHGTQNYGITNFDNYAGGTQTYVIPVGDSYTGTMDRLVFINDNDAGSGNTSTFTNVKIYEGSCSASLVEVASFGTRVDVLGDEDENALASVAVAPVPIKKGNLLKVLTSSNNLSNTRYSVINVLGQVLDRGVLNTTNTINIDRFDSGVYILRLENSYTKANKRFIIE from the coding sequence ATGAAAAAACCCTTCCTACTGATGGCAGCTTTTCTGTTGTCACAATCAATCTTATGTCAAATTTCAACACCCAAAGACATGGGTGTTATTAACAATCATTTTAACGGTCTGAAAAAAAGAAGTACTGATGCTTCTATTGATTTTTCAGAGTGGAAAGTTACGAGTACGGCTTCCTCTTTGAAAAAAGGTCTTACACATTATTATATTACTCAGTATCATAATAATATTCCAATTATTAACGGTACGTATAATATGTCTGTTTTCAATGGAAAAGTAAATTTTAAGTTGGATCAATTTGTTCCAGCAATTAAAACAAAGCTTAATTCAGCGAAAACATCTGGTATTACTCCCGAAGCAGCTATTCAATCTGTCATAGCTAAACATCGATTAAAGGCTTCTGCAAATTTAATACGTAGTTCTAAGAAGTCGAATAGTGGAGATGATATGATACAATTCATGAATTCTGGAATTACCGAGGATAATGAACCAATCACAGCTCAGAAGGTCTACATATTTCAGGATAATAAATTAAAGTTATGTTGGAATATTAACCTTTATGAACAAGGTGGGCAAAATTGGTGGCATAGTTATATTGATATTTCTTCAGGTGAAATAATTGCAGAGGACAACTGGGTAATCTCTTGTAATTTTGGAGAAGTAGAACACACTCATGTTAAAGGAGAAAGTAATAATCACAAAGAAGTTACAAACTATGTAGAAAAAAATACTAGAATTCCATTTGGTCCTAAATCAATCATGGTTGCTCCTGATTCTTACAATGTTTATGCGATGCCTTTATCTGATCCAGATGACGGAGGAAGAACAATTGTTAATGATCCAGCTAATTTAACGGCGTCTCCTTTCGGGTGGCACGATACAAATGGTGCTTCTGGTGCTGAATATAATATTACAAGAGGTAATAATGTTTGGGCACAAGAAGATGCAAATGGAAATAACGGAACCGGAGCTTCTCCAAGCGGAGGCGCTGGTTTAGATTTTGATTTTCCAGTTAACCTAAACCAGTCTCCTGCGAACTATAGAAATGCATCTACTACTAATTTATTCTATTGGAATAATATTATGCATGATGTTTGGTATCAATACGGGTTTGATGAGGCAAGTGGTAACTTTCAGGAAAATAACTACGGTAAAGGTGGTTCAGGAAGTGATTCTGTAAATGCGGATTCCCAGGATGGTAGCGGACTAAACAATGCAAATTTTGCAACCCCTGGAGATGGAGGAAATCCTCGAATGCAAATGTTCCTGTGGAATCAAACGAATCCTGGAAGAGATGGCTCTTTTGATAACGTAATTATTGCTCATGAATACGGTCATGGTATTTCTACACGTTTAGTTGGTGGTAGAAATAGTAATACTTTAGGTGGTTCTGAGCAAATGGGTGAAGGATGGTCTGATTGGTTTGGACTTATGCTTACAATGAAAGCTGGAGATCAAGGAACTGATAGCAGAGGAGTAGGTAACTACGTTTTAGGACAAAACGATGCAGGTCCTGGTATTCGTCCAACTCCGTACTCTACCAATAGATCTATCAATAATACAGATTATGCTGATATTAACGGTTTAGCTGTTCCTCATGGAGTTGGTTATGCTTTTGCAACAATACTGTGGGATATGACTTGGCTATTAGTAGATCAAGAAGGATTCGATCCAGATTTTTACAATGGAACAGGAGGTAATAATATTGCGATGGCTTTAGTTATCGAAGGATTGAAAAATACAGCTAATAATCCAGGATTTGTTTCTGGTCGTGACGGAATTTTACAGGCTGATCAAGATTTATATGGAGGTCAGTATCGATGTTTAATTTGGAAAGCCTTTGCAGAAAGAGGTGTAGGAGATGGAGCAAATGAAAACTCAAATGGAGGAACAAATACAAATTCAGATCAAACCGTTTCTTTCGTAAATCCTTGTGATGGTGGAGGTCCAGATCCAACTCCAGATGTTTGTTCTGGGGATATAACGACTTTCCCGTTTAGTGAGAGTTTTGAAACTAATTTCGGAGAATGGTCTAATGCGTCTTCTGGAGATGACGTAGATTTTTCTAGAAATTCTGGAGGAACACCATCAAGTAATACAGGACCAACTGCGGCATCAGATGGATCTACATATATTTATGTGGAAGCTTCTGGAAATGGAACAGGCTTCCCAAATAAAAGAGGAGTGTTAAATTCACCATGTTTGAATTTCTCTTCATTGTCAAGTCCTACTTTATCTTTTCAATATCATATGTTCGGTAGTGCTATTAACTCGTTAACAGTTGAAGCGAGAACGGATAATACTGGGGATTGGACTTCTGTATTTACAAGATCTGGAGATCAAGGTAATCAGTGGAATGGAGCAAATATTGATCTAGCTGCATATGCTAGTCAAGCAAGCGTACAATTAAGATTTGTAGTTGTAACAGGTACAGGAAACAGTGGTTGGCAAAGTGATATCGCTTTAGATGAAATTGCTATTCAAAATGGATCAACAGATCCAGGTCCGGGAGACGGATGTTCTGGTGAAGTTACATCTTTCCCGTTTAGTGAAAGCTTCGAAATAAGTTTTGGTGATTGGTCGAATGCCACTACAGGTGATGATATTGATTTCACAAGAGATACTGGAGGAACTCCTTCGAACAATACAGGGCCAAGTTCTGGTGCGGATGGATCTACTTATATTTATGTTGAAGCTTCTGGAGAGGGGACAGGTTTTCCTAATAAAACTGCAATTCTAAATTCTCCATGTTTAAACTTTAGTTCATTAACAGCTCCAAGTTTACAATTCCAATATCATATGTTTGGTAGTGCCATTAACTCTTTAACCGCCGAAGCTAGAACAAATAATACAGGAGCATGGACTTCAATTTTTAGTCAAAATGGAGATAAAGGAAATCAGTGGAATGCTGCGAATGTTGATTTAACGGCTTATGCAGGAGAATCAAGTGTACAGATTAGATTTACTGTTGTTACTGGTTCAGGAGCTAGTGGCTGGCAAAGTGACATCGCTTTGGATGCAATTTCTGTAGAAGAGGCTACAGGCAATCCTGACCCTGGATGTGATACTTTAGACTTTAATAGTTTCACAATTACACCTTTCTCTAATCAAGATTCTGCTGGTAATTTCTCTATTGGAAATGGAGGTGCCTCTTTGACTTTAACAAATAATACATGGAAGTATATCCCATTTGATTATGTTGTCACGCCAAATACTGTAATTGAATTTGAGTTTAGTAGTACTTCTCAAGGAGAAATTCATGGTGTAGGTTTCGAAGATGATAATACTTTAACTTCAACTAGATATTTTAAAGTACATGGAACTCAAAATTATGGTATTACCAATTTTGATAATTACGCTGGAGGAACACAAACGTATGTGATTCCAGTAGGTGATTCTTATACGGGAACTATGGATCGTTTAGTATTCATTAATGATAATGATGCAGGTTCAGGTAATACTTCTACATTCACAAATGTGAAAATTTATGAAGGATCATGTAGTGCTTCTCTTGTTGAAGTTGCAAGTTTTGGAACTAGAGTAGATGTATTAGGAGATGAAGATGAAAATGCTTTAGCTTCTGTAGCTGTTGCTCCTGTGCCAATTAAGAAAGGTAATCTATTAAAAGTTTTAACTTCAAGTAATAACTTATCAAATACTAGGTATAGTGTAATTAATGTGCTAGGTCAAGTTTTAGATAGAGGAGTATTAAATACAACAAATACAATTAATATTGATCGTTTCGATTCTGGAGTATATATTTTAAGGTTAGAAAACTCTTATACAAAAGCAAACAAACGTTTCATAATTGAATAA
- a CDS encoding rhomboid family intramembrane serine protease, with the protein MQRLTDAVKHLIIVNIIFFVATYYFLNSNYVIKLLSLHSTESPLFEYWQLITYMFMHGSFAHILFNMFALWMFGSALEQIWGTRKFVTFYFLTGIGSAVIYIFIKYLQIQSSVDDFPDEAINLILTEGAEIITQSKNYADPSLGGLNALINGQMLGASGAIAGLLMAFGILFPNVELMMIFLPVPIKAKYFIPLLIVYELSMEFAGFSWDNVAHLGHLSGMLIGFILVRYWKNNQFRMN; encoded by the coding sequence ATGCAAAGATTAACCGATGCTGTAAAACATTTAATAATAGTCAACATTATCTTCTTTGTTGCTACCTATTATTTTTTAAACTCTAATTATGTAATAAAGCTACTTTCTTTACATTCCACTGAAAGTCCTTTGTTTGAATACTGGCAGTTAATCACTTACATGTTTATGCATGGAAGTTTTGCACATATTTTATTCAACATGTTTGCGCTTTGGATGTTTGGTAGTGCTTTAGAACAAATATGGGGAACTAGGAAGTTTGTAACATTCTACTTTCTCACAGGTATAGGATCTGCCGTAATTTATATTTTCATTAAATACTTACAAATACAAAGTAGTGTAGATGACTTTCCTGATGAAGCAATAAATTTAATTTTAACTGAAGGTGCTGAGATAATAACTCAATCAAAAAATTATGCAGATCCTAGTTTAGGAGGATTAAATGCCTTAATAAATGGCCAAATGCTAGGAGCATCAGGAGCTATCGCTGGGTTATTAATGGCATTTGGTATTTTATTCCCTAATGTAGAGTTAATGATGATATTCCTTCCTGTTCCGATAAAAGCAAAATACTTTATTCCTCTTTTAATAGTATATGAGTTATCGATGGAGTTCGCAGGTTTCTCATGGGACAATGTTGCACATTTAGGACACTTAAGCGGAATGTTGATTGGATTTATACTAGTTAGATATTGGAAAAATAATCAGTTCAGAATGAATTAA
- a CDS encoding endonuclease/exonuclease/phosphatase family protein, producing MTKKKEFNLFNKLLCFINSIVATVLLLSYFLAFVSPKTVPVFSVVSLAVPFLIVLNFLFFLYWIIKLKKHFLLSGVVLFFGWLFFPPFIKISKKDIALNSDVKVMSYNVRMFNFYKWSKEKDIDEKIMNFINDKDPDILAIQEFHNSEKRNFDFNYKYFVPKSKTQNFGLAIFSKYKIINKGSLDFKHSANNAIFVDILKNNDTVRIYNIHLQSLKLNPQKENFGEVNSEKLIDRLKIGFQKQASQVETFLTHEQQWKGKQVICGDFNNTAFSWVYRQISKNKKDAFEVAGSGLGKSFNYFFPVRIDFILTDKNTKIHNFKTYSEKLSDHFPIMSRINFE from the coding sequence ATGACCAAGAAAAAAGAGTTTAATTTATTCAATAAGTTGCTATGCTTTATTAACTCTATCGTTGCAACTGTATTACTACTATCCTATTTTTTAGCATTTGTTTCACCTAAGACTGTTCCTGTATTTTCGGTTGTTAGTTTGGCGGTACCTTTCCTTATTGTTCTTAATTTTTTGTTCTTTTTATATTGGATTATTAAACTTAAAAAGCACTTTTTATTATCGGGCGTCGTTTTATTCTTTGGATGGCTATTTTTTCCTCCATTTATAAAAATTTCTAAAAAAGACATTGCCTTAAATTCTGATGTTAAAGTGATGAGTTATAATGTGAGAATGTTCAATTTTTATAAATGGTCCAAAGAAAAAGACATTGATGAAAAAATCATGAACTTCATCAATGATAAAGATCCAGACATTTTAGCAATCCAAGAATTTCATAATTCGGAAAAAAGAAATTTCGATTTTAACTATAAATATTTTGTTCCAAAGTCGAAAACACAAAATTTTGGATTAGCAATTTTTTCAAAATATAAAATCATCAACAAAGGTTCACTCGATTTTAAACATAGTGCGAATAATGCAATTTTTGTTGATATTCTAAAAAATAACGATACGGTAAGAATATATAATATCCACCTTCAATCATTAAAATTAAATCCACAAAAAGAGAATTTTGGAGAAGTAAATTCGGAAAAACTAATAGATCGTCTGAAAATAGGATTTCAAAAACAAGCTTCACAGGTAGAAACATTTCTAACTCATGAGCAGCAATGGAAAGGTAAACAAGTTATTTGCGGAGATTTTAACAACACCGCGTTTTCTTGGGTGTATCGTCAAATATCAAAAAATAAAAAAGATGCTTTTGAGGTCGCAGGGAGTGGTCTTGGAAAATCTTTCAATTATTTCTTCCCCGTTCGGATTGATTTTATTTTAACAGATAAAAACACTAAAATTCATAATTTTAAAACTTACTCAGAAAAATTATCGGATCACTTTCCTATAATGTCAAGAATAAATTTTGAATAA
- a CDS encoding rhomboid family protein, whose translation MEKLKQHFLRASMLEKIIYINVAVFIFELLISSFSGLFNNQVNFIDQWFALSSSLDAYITKPWSIITYGFLHADFFHLLSNCIWLYIFGRLFSEYFTPKQLLNFYLLGTIFGGIFFMIAMNYFPAFNSINHLLVGASAGVSAIIIGTATYIPNYELKIPLINVFIKVWQLAAFFVLMDLISLAGSNGGGHFAHLGGALFGFIYVQQSSNKEIKFLSSLKKWFKRDKKNLKTVYKSDKPRRNDTNRKSDNQQRIDAILDKIGKSGYDALTKEEKDFLFKQGNPK comes from the coding sequence ATGGAAAAATTAAAACAACATTTTTTAAGAGCGTCGATGTTGGAAAAAATCATCTACATTAATGTCGCTGTTTTCATATTTGAATTACTCATTTCTTCCTTTAGCGGGTTATTCAATAATCAAGTAAACTTTATAGATCAGTGGTTTGCGTTATCTTCTTCTTTGGATGCGTATATCACAAAGCCATGGTCAATTATTACTTACGGTTTTTTACACGCAGATTTCTTTCATTTATTATCAAATTGTATTTGGCTTTATATTTTCGGAAGATTATTCTCAGAATATTTTACTCCTAAACAACTATTAAACTTCTATTTATTAGGAACCATATTCGGAGGTATTTTCTTTATGATTGCTATGAACTATTTCCCTGCATTTAATTCAATTAATCATTTGTTAGTTGGAGCTTCTGCTGGAGTAAGTGCAATTATAATTGGTACCGCGACATACATTCCTAACTATGAACTAAAAATTCCTTTAATAAATGTTTTTATTAAGGTATGGCAATTAGCTGCGTTCTTTGTTTTAATGGATTTAATTAGTTTAGCTGGAAGTAATGGTGGTGGACATTTCGCTCATTTAGGTGGTGCACTATTCGGTTTTATTTACGTACAGCAATCTAGCAATAAGGAAATTAAGTTCTTATCAAGTCTTAAAAAGTGGTTCAAACGAGATAAAAAAAATTTAAAAACTGTATACAAGTCAGATAAACCTAGAAGAAACGATACTAATAGAAAATCTGATAATCAGCAAAGAATCGATGCTATTTTAGACAAAATTGGTAAATCTGGTTATGATGCCTTAACAAAAGAAGAAAAAGATTTCTTGTTCAAGCAAGGAAACCCAAAATAA